One Etheostoma cragini isolate CJK2018 chromosome 18, CSU_Ecrag_1.0, whole genome shotgun sequence DNA window includes the following coding sequences:
- the cfap61 gene encoding cilia- and flagella-associated protein 61 isoform X1, producing MRTISSASGQEETVSVRRSESADAQGIDRLISPSALAVFGRVNAIHLLEKANLAVTLVNEKDDILAHASFLDHPVGDLVDPTHWKPFLQKHFKAGKCTPLNTLFLHLFVAEPEFATASVKEIMRAVFIAIAELEYICLVSPNVGSLEPALDEMFEPLQPRTGPTPQCLAFICHREKHCPRLHVRPARVEDHDDIMRLFAEQTNLLSVVNQPYFLAELIEAEDEKNHSAVCEGDGVAMGFIRVTSDFDLKRLHDSFELSGIDGLYEPQQIKQDEPAAPSDSKEEDEEPRKTRTSVSQREEETQPTGAAHFPEKSNTVCIQFFIIDKNYEMRSVDCIPYIFSHFPDADFCIITVPALSPEFLLLQSFLRVPPRVTSLLPLELYIFHRAGLRNVKVRPAVAADRPAVSDLVKGLRLNELLLQDLDCFYETRRDPDGVALQAFVAQAQSQVVGILIVRDEQDIEYIRAHYNIENFIYFSHHRYEEHAQIRHFVLKPFFQHFTKHVFKEVLRLAHKSCLFHRIYSSHNSQENSCVHHLDFVLNCAVPVRPRRQIIYPLKELGINAPSRQITESQASFGLYLISRKLTMEPKVTINARIVVVGASDTGLSFLEVLCSCPHLRFNHLSLVSTHGFLNVYNHEDVGFLSTSHAYSSRDLAQLPLHSNVSVVTGKMLGINRKSKHIRVSGGRKVPYDHLVLCTGLQYQVPCPTGVDLSQPITIKQLQPQSRYTGPIPSNLFTLNDLSDCIAARRWLCANFVELEDNAVVYGNSIDVFTTIETLLCLGIRGNRIHLVLPPLKPGDSCFSDSAVEKVVAMEMEKAEVQVHHNSLLAQMNYGAHPDPLTSVSFTTEAEPLHLQCGVFINLSNKGVDYDAFKSINNSFMVFDSRLVIKATFHTSDSAICGAGPLTKFSRCYYADEWSHANYNSKEVGQDLAAALLPLFDPTLEPVAEPPPEQDRLVPLYKQPKIQGGKLPGGYYYLHVTKPSATNQTGPAVKILQDSGITTGQVETGNYFCIHLDCNEVVEALTCFSLKPLPVSNYLSLYGKHQQLLGQLYNLYHQGLIPDLYSFFRQSWCSAIFHDRFSDFEQELQQISSTGDEEWSQQAMDSDVPPQDRFQDAQSQAALESSAVKYLTYNRNLLPMFAYPGQL from the exons ATGAGGACCATAAGTTCAGCCAGTGGCCAAGAGGAAACTGTGAGCGTCAGAAGAAGCGAATCAGCAGATGCTCAGGGGATCGACCGCCTCATCAGCCCCTCAGCCCTGGCAGTTTTTGGAAGGGTCAATGCAATTCATCTTTT AGAGAAAGCCAATCTGGCCGTGACCCTGGTCAATGAAAAGGACGACATCCTGGCCCACGCTTCTTTCCTTGACCACCCTGTTGGAGACTTGGTGGATCCGACTCACTGGAAACCTTTCCTGCAGAAACACTTCAAGGCTGGAAAATGCACA CCTTTGAACACACTCTTCCTCCACCTTTTCGTGGCAGAGCCGGAGTTCGCAACAGCTAGTGTCAAGGAAATAATGAG GGCTGTCTTTATCGCCATCGCAGAGCTTGAATACATCTGCTTGGTTAGCCCGAACGTTGGCAGCTTAG AGCCGGCTCTGGATGAGATGTTTGAGCCGCTGCAGCCCCGGACCGGCCCCACGCCTCAGTGCTTGGCGTTCATCTGCCACAGGGAAAAGCACTGTCCACGCCTTCATGTCCGCCCCGCCAG GGTTGAAGATCATGATGACATCATGCGTTTGTTTGCCGAGCAGACAAACCTTCTGTCAGTCGTCAACCAGCCGTACTTCCTGGCAGAGCTCATTGAGGCAGAGGACGAGAAAAATCACAGCGCTGTTTGTGAG GGTGACGGAGTCGCCATGGGCTTTATCAGGGTCACttctgattttgatttgaaaaggcTGCACGACAGCTTTGAGTTGAGTGGGATAGACGGTTTGTACGAACCGCAGCAGATAAAACAGGATGAACCTGCTGCTCCGTCCGActcaaaagaagaagatgaagaaccAAGAAAAACCCGAACCTCGGTCTCACAGCGG GAGGAGGAGACACAACCAACTGGAGCGGCACATTTCCCAGAAAAATCCAACACTGTCTGTATTCAGTTCTTCATTATTGACAAGAATTATGAAATGAG ATCAGTGGACTGTATTCCATATATATTCAGCCATTTCCCT GATGCAGACTTCTGCATCATCACCGTACCAGCACTGTCCCCAGAGTTCTTGTTGCTGCAGAGCTTCCTCAGAGTGCCGCCCCGGGTCACCAGCTTGCTGCCCCTTGAACTCTACATCTTCCACCGTGCCGGGCTCAG AAATGTGAAGGTGAGGCCGGCTGTGGCTGCTGACCGGCCTGCTGTCTCTGACCTGGTGAAGGGTCTGAGACTGAACGAGTTGCTGCTGCAGGACCTGGACTGCTTCTATGAGACCCGCAGAGACCCG gaTGGCGTGGCGCTGCAGGCCTTTGTGGCCCAGGCGCAGAGTCAGGTTGTGGGGATTCTGATCGTCAGAGACGAGCAG GACATCGAGTACATCCGTGCCCACTACAACATCGAGAACTTCATCTATTTCAGCCATCACCGCTACGAGGAGCACGCTCAGATACGCCACTTTGTCCTCAAACCTTTCTTCCAGCACTTCACCAAACACGTGTTTAAGGAGGTCCTCCGGCTGGCTCACAAGTCCTGCCTGTTCCACAGAATCTACTCCTCGCACAACAGCCAGGAG AATTCCTGCGTCCACCATCTGGATTTTGTCCTCAACTGTGCGGTGCCTGTCCGCCCACGACGCCAGATCATCTACCCGCTGAAGGAACTTGGCATCAACGCCCCTTCCAGGCAGATCACCGAGAGCCAG GCATCGTTTGGCCTCTATCTCATCAGCAGAAAGTTAACCATGGAGCCAAAGGTCACCATTAACGCCAGGATTGTGGTGGTGGGGGCATCAGACACAGGTTTATCTTTCCTGGAGGTGCTTTGTTCCTG CCCTCACCTGAGGTTCAACCACCTGAGCCTTGTCTCAACTCACGGTTTCCTCAACGTCTACAACCATGAGGACGTCGGGTTTCTGTCCACAAG TCATGCATACAGCAGCAGAGACTTGGCCCAGCTACCTCTGCATTCAAACGTCAGTGTGGTGACTGGGAAGATGTTGGGCATCAACAGGAAGTCCAAACACATCCGTGTGTCCGGGGGTAGGAAGGTGCCCTACGATCACCTCGTCCTGTGCACGGGCCTGCAGTACCAG GTTCCCTGTCCTACTGGTGTGGATCTGAGCCAGCCCATCACAATCAAGCAGCTGCAGCCTCAGTCCAGATACACAGGGCCCATCCCATCTAACCTCTTCACCCTCAACGACCTCAGCGACTGCATAGCTGCTCGCCGCTGGCTGTGTGCCAACTTTGTGGAGCTGGAGG ATAATGCCGTTGTCTATGGAAACAGCATCGATGTCTTCACCACAATTGAGACTTTGCTTTGCCTCGGCATCCGGGGGAATCGTATCCATCTAGTCCTTCCACCTCTCAAGCCCGGCGACTCGTGCTTTAGCGACTCTGCCGTGGAGAAGGTTGTGGCAATGGAAATGGAGAAGGCCGAAGTCCAGGTCCACCATAACTCCCTTCTGGCCCAGATGAACTACGGCGCTCACCCCGACCCCCTCACATCTGTATCTTTCACCACCGAAGCAGAGCCCCTCCATCTGCAGTGTGGG GTGTTCATTAATCTCTCCAATAAAGGCGTTGACTACGACGCCTTCAAGAGCATCAACAACTCTTTCATGGTCTTTGACAGCAGACTCGTCATAAAGGCCACATTCCACACCAGCGATTCAGCCATTTGTGGTGCTGGACCTCTCACCAAATTCTCCCGCTGCTACTACGCAGATGAGTGGTCGCACGCCAATTACAACTCCAAGGAAGTGGGTCAGGACCTGGCGGCTGCATTGCTGCCCCTCTTCGATCCAACGCTGGAGCCTGTGGCTGAGCCTCCACCTGAACAGGATCGCCTCGTTCCACTGTACAAACAGCCCAAGATTCAAG gcGGGAAGCTGCCTGGAGGATATTACTACCTGCACGTTACAAAACCCTCCGCCACCAACCAAACCGGTCCTGCTGTTAAAATT TTACAGGACAGCGGCATCACAACCGGACAAGTGGAGACGGGGAACTACTTCTGTATACATCTCGACTGCAATGAGGTGGTGGAGGCGTTGACCTGTTTCTCTCTGAAGCCCCTCCCTGTCTCCAATTACCTGAGTCTGTACGGGAAACACCAGCAGCTGCTGGGCCAGCTGTACAACCTCTACCACCAGGGCCTGATCCCAGACCTGTACAG TTTCTTCAGACAGAGCTGGTGTTCGGCCATTTTTCACGACAGATTCTCCGACTTTGAGCAGGAGCTTCAGCAGATCTCCTCAACTGGA GACGAGGAGTGGAGCCAGCAGGCCATGGACTCAGATGTCCCCCCTCAGGACAGATTCCAAGATGCTCAGAGTCAAGCGGCTCTGGAAAGCAGCGCTGTGAAATATCTGACCTACAACCGAAACCTGCTGCCTATGTTCGCTTACCCCGGACAGCTGTGA
- the cfap61 gene encoding cilia- and flagella-associated protein 61 isoform X2, producing the protein MRTISSASGQEETVSVRRSESADAQGIDRLISPSALAVFGRVNAIHLLEKANLAVTLVNEKDDILAHASFLDHPVGDLVDPTHWKPFLQKHFKAGKCTPLNTLFLHLFVAEPEFATASVKEIMRAVFIAIAELEYICLVSPNVGSLEPALDEMFEPLQPRTGPTPQCLAFICHREKHCPRLHVRPARVEDHDDIMRLFAEQTNLLSVVNQPYFLAELIEAEDEKNHSAVCEGDGVAMGFIRVTSDFDLKRLHDSFELSGIDGLYEPQQIKQDEPAAPSDSKEEDEEPRKTRTSVSQREEETQPTGAAHFPEKSNTVCIQFFIIDKNYEMRSVDCIPYIFSHFPDADFCIITVPALSPEFLLLQSFLRVPPRVTSLLPLELYIFHRAGLRNVKVRPAVAADRPAVSDLVKGLRLNELLLQDLDCFYETRRDPDGVALQAFVAQAQSQVVGILIVRDEQDIEYIRAHYNIENFIYFSHHRYEEHAQIRHFVLKPFFQHFTKHVFKEVLRLAHKSCLFHRIYSSHNSQENSCVHHLDFVLNCAVPVRPRRQIIYPLKELGINAPSRQITESQASFGLYLISRKLTMEPKVTINARIVVVGASDTGLSFLEVLCSCPHLRFNHLSLVSTHGFLNVYNHEDVGFLSTSHAYSSRDLAQLPLHSNVSVVTGKMLGINRKSKHIRVSGGRKVPYDHLVLCTGLQYQVPCPTGVDLSQPITIKQLQPQSRYTGPIPSNLFTLNDLSDCIAARRWLCANFVELEDNAVVYGNSIDVFTTIETLLCLGIRGNRIHLVLPPLKPGDSCFSDSAVEKVVAMEMEKAEVQVHHNSLLAQMNYGAHPDPLTSVSFTTEAEPLHLQCGVFINLSNKGVDYDAFKSINNSFMVFDSRLVIKATFHTSDSAICGAGPLTKFSRCYYADEWSHANYNSKEVGQDLAAALLPLFDPTLEPVAEPPPEQDRLVPLYKQPKIQVSSDRAGVRPFFTTDSPTLSRSFSRSPQLETRSGASRPWTQMSPLRTDSKMLRVKRLWKAAL; encoded by the exons ATGAGGACCATAAGTTCAGCCAGTGGCCAAGAGGAAACTGTGAGCGTCAGAAGAAGCGAATCAGCAGATGCTCAGGGGATCGACCGCCTCATCAGCCCCTCAGCCCTGGCAGTTTTTGGAAGGGTCAATGCAATTCATCTTTT AGAGAAAGCCAATCTGGCCGTGACCCTGGTCAATGAAAAGGACGACATCCTGGCCCACGCTTCTTTCCTTGACCACCCTGTTGGAGACTTGGTGGATCCGACTCACTGGAAACCTTTCCTGCAGAAACACTTCAAGGCTGGAAAATGCACA CCTTTGAACACACTCTTCCTCCACCTTTTCGTGGCAGAGCCGGAGTTCGCAACAGCTAGTGTCAAGGAAATAATGAG GGCTGTCTTTATCGCCATCGCAGAGCTTGAATACATCTGCTTGGTTAGCCCGAACGTTGGCAGCTTAG AGCCGGCTCTGGATGAGATGTTTGAGCCGCTGCAGCCCCGGACCGGCCCCACGCCTCAGTGCTTGGCGTTCATCTGCCACAGGGAAAAGCACTGTCCACGCCTTCATGTCCGCCCCGCCAG GGTTGAAGATCATGATGACATCATGCGTTTGTTTGCCGAGCAGACAAACCTTCTGTCAGTCGTCAACCAGCCGTACTTCCTGGCAGAGCTCATTGAGGCAGAGGACGAGAAAAATCACAGCGCTGTTTGTGAG GGTGACGGAGTCGCCATGGGCTTTATCAGGGTCACttctgattttgatttgaaaaggcTGCACGACAGCTTTGAGTTGAGTGGGATAGACGGTTTGTACGAACCGCAGCAGATAAAACAGGATGAACCTGCTGCTCCGTCCGActcaaaagaagaagatgaagaaccAAGAAAAACCCGAACCTCGGTCTCACAGCGG GAGGAGGAGACACAACCAACTGGAGCGGCACATTTCCCAGAAAAATCCAACACTGTCTGTATTCAGTTCTTCATTATTGACAAGAATTATGAAATGAG ATCAGTGGACTGTATTCCATATATATTCAGCCATTTCCCT GATGCAGACTTCTGCATCATCACCGTACCAGCACTGTCCCCAGAGTTCTTGTTGCTGCAGAGCTTCCTCAGAGTGCCGCCCCGGGTCACCAGCTTGCTGCCCCTTGAACTCTACATCTTCCACCGTGCCGGGCTCAG AAATGTGAAGGTGAGGCCGGCTGTGGCTGCTGACCGGCCTGCTGTCTCTGACCTGGTGAAGGGTCTGAGACTGAACGAGTTGCTGCTGCAGGACCTGGACTGCTTCTATGAGACCCGCAGAGACCCG gaTGGCGTGGCGCTGCAGGCCTTTGTGGCCCAGGCGCAGAGTCAGGTTGTGGGGATTCTGATCGTCAGAGACGAGCAG GACATCGAGTACATCCGTGCCCACTACAACATCGAGAACTTCATCTATTTCAGCCATCACCGCTACGAGGAGCACGCTCAGATACGCCACTTTGTCCTCAAACCTTTCTTCCAGCACTTCACCAAACACGTGTTTAAGGAGGTCCTCCGGCTGGCTCACAAGTCCTGCCTGTTCCACAGAATCTACTCCTCGCACAACAGCCAGGAG AATTCCTGCGTCCACCATCTGGATTTTGTCCTCAACTGTGCGGTGCCTGTCCGCCCACGACGCCAGATCATCTACCCGCTGAAGGAACTTGGCATCAACGCCCCTTCCAGGCAGATCACCGAGAGCCAG GCATCGTTTGGCCTCTATCTCATCAGCAGAAAGTTAACCATGGAGCCAAAGGTCACCATTAACGCCAGGATTGTGGTGGTGGGGGCATCAGACACAGGTTTATCTTTCCTGGAGGTGCTTTGTTCCTG CCCTCACCTGAGGTTCAACCACCTGAGCCTTGTCTCAACTCACGGTTTCCTCAACGTCTACAACCATGAGGACGTCGGGTTTCTGTCCACAAG TCATGCATACAGCAGCAGAGACTTGGCCCAGCTACCTCTGCATTCAAACGTCAGTGTGGTGACTGGGAAGATGTTGGGCATCAACAGGAAGTCCAAACACATCCGTGTGTCCGGGGGTAGGAAGGTGCCCTACGATCACCTCGTCCTGTGCACGGGCCTGCAGTACCAG GTTCCCTGTCCTACTGGTGTGGATCTGAGCCAGCCCATCACAATCAAGCAGCTGCAGCCTCAGTCCAGATACACAGGGCCCATCCCATCTAACCTCTTCACCCTCAACGACCTCAGCGACTGCATAGCTGCTCGCCGCTGGCTGTGTGCCAACTTTGTGGAGCTGGAGG ATAATGCCGTTGTCTATGGAAACAGCATCGATGTCTTCACCACAATTGAGACTTTGCTTTGCCTCGGCATCCGGGGGAATCGTATCCATCTAGTCCTTCCACCTCTCAAGCCCGGCGACTCGTGCTTTAGCGACTCTGCCGTGGAGAAGGTTGTGGCAATGGAAATGGAGAAGGCCGAAGTCCAGGTCCACCATAACTCCCTTCTGGCCCAGATGAACTACGGCGCTCACCCCGACCCCCTCACATCTGTATCTTTCACCACCGAAGCAGAGCCCCTCCATCTGCAGTGTGGG GTGTTCATTAATCTCTCCAATAAAGGCGTTGACTACGACGCCTTCAAGAGCATCAACAACTCTTTCATGGTCTTTGACAGCAGACTCGTCATAAAGGCCACATTCCACACCAGCGATTCAGCCATTTGTGGTGCTGGACCTCTCACCAAATTCTCCCGCTGCTACTACGCAGATGAGTGGTCGCACGCCAATTACAACTCCAAGGAAGTGGGTCAGGACCTGGCGGCTGCATTGCTGCCCCTCTTCGATCCAACGCTGGAGCCTGTGGCTGAGCCTCCACCTGAACAGGATCGCCTCGTTCCACTGTACAAACAGCCCAAGATTCAAG TTTCTTCAGACAGAGCTGGTGTTCGGCCATTTTTCACGACAGATTCTCCGACTTTGAGCAGGAGCTTCAGCAGATCTCCTCAACTGGA GACGAGGAGTGGAGCCAGCAGGCCATGGACTCAGATGTCCCCCCTCAGGACAGATTCCAAGATGCTCAGAGTCAAGCGGCTCTGGAAAGCAGCGCTGTGA